The DNA sequence CCGTATCGAGCGAGTGCATGAGCATATCGCCGCTCGTACCGCCTATCCCGCCCGCAAGCATGCACTGCAAAATAGTGAAGACAGGTCAGCGCACAAGTCGTCGGACTGCCGGACAGCCCTCAGAACCGAGAGAGaaaccagcagcaagaaaagagaaatTAGAGTACAAGTGACGACGCACGTGCAGGTAAGGCGGACGGCCTTCCAGCTGCTCTCCATCTTCGGATTCGGATCTCATATTATGCTGAATTTCTGGAGTGGTGGTATGCTGCGAGAGGATGCCCGGTGTCTGGGTAATAACATGATGGTCGAGGGGGGACTGCTGGCTCGAActcggcgacgacgacgacgacgacgatgtggtggtggtgctatTGCTACTGGCGGCGGCAGATCCAAAGCCTAGCACCATCGCTCGCCCCGGggcagaaaaaagaagagaattGCGCTATGCGCCGCCCAGGCTAGGGGGCTCAGGGAAGAAAATTCTCTCGTTATTTTTCTCGGCCTTCGAGTTTCGTCACAGGGTTCTTGTGTCGTCGAATTCGGGGTTGCTGCGCATATCGCAAATTCCATGTTTCCCAGTTCAAAATTCTGGGCGGCACCTGGTGCTCCAGACCTCCGATCTTTTTTCGCTAGCGTCATTGGTGTCTCTTGGCCCGTGCCATGCACACACCTTCTCTCTCTTAAGAGAGAGACATGCATTTTGAGCCTCTTGAATTGGCATTTACAACTGTTGTACACATTTGATACTTACACCCATAACCCATAACCCATAACCCATAAATATACAGCCTTTCCCATGTCCCTTATCCGTTCCCTTTGCGTGACCATTCCCACAACCACTCCCACAACCACTCCCACAACCACTCCCACAACCACTCCCACAACCACTCCCACAACCACTCCCATACCTCTCATCCCTCTCACGCcctcacaacccccctccccggcaCCTCGGGaacaaccctcaccaacctccaccccctcaaaacaTAAACCACCCGTCCCGTAACCAAACCCGCACTGACCGGCCCATAGTAATTACTATCCCTACTCCTATCCCTAttatccccctccacccaaaCATGCCCctccggcaccaccatcccaaccgGATACAACACCTTCCTCGTCGGCCCGTCCGTCCCCCAAGTCGCAACCGGTTTCGGTATAATCCtatccccctccaaacccaccactcGCTTGACCACAATCTTATCCGGATCAGTTGGGCTCCTGTTCCCATCATTAGCCAAAACCGccgcccccttcccttccccttccccttccccttcccctttcccttcccctcacctccctccctccccatgAGACAAACATACCTAAaagtcaccacctcccccctcctcaacccctctcTCACCCCAGCCTTCCAAACCAAACACcaatccctccccaaaccctcaTTATACCCCCTGTTCAAAAACGGGTACATGCTCGGCCCGTTGACAAGCGTCACCTGCGCAACGTAGGAATTGAACCATATAAATGCCGGGAGCCAGGTCGCGTATCGAAAGAGGTAGTGGCCAAATTGTCGTGCGAAGCTTCCCTTTTTTGGTATCCAGGACGTCCATCGTGGGGCCATTTCATTGAGAGGGTGATTGATGTGTCTTGAGGCCCAGGTGAAAATGTTGCTTCAAGTGATAGGTACAAGGTACATGCAGCTCGAAAGCTGGTGAGTGATTGACTGATGTGCCGTGAAGTGAGGTAAGCTTCTTGGCCGGCGAGAGATGGGATAGATAAGATAAGGAATTTAAAATAGTGGAGGGGTAGTTTTCGGTGAATGCACTCAGGCAACAACATCAGGGGCAAACAGCCCAAAGCTAAAGGGAGATACGAGATGCATGTGAGAAGTCAAAATGAACCCATCGCCATGTTCTCCTAGATGGTGGCGTTGAATACATCATCCGCTTTTCATGACCAAATTACAAAGCAAATGACCACCCCCCAATCTTCATGTCTAAACCCTCCGCTGCCAGACATAAACCCCCAGCTCGATCTTTGTGTATACTGGCACTTTTGTACCCTCATCATTCATCTTAAAACGCTATGAGACATCGAGAATAGCCATGTATCTATCATGCCCACGGCTTTTTGTCCCCCAAAACGCCTGCCCATAAACAATGTATGCATTAAACCGTCTCGGGGATGTTGTCGTCAGACTCGCTGACCGACTCGTCACCGCTGACCTCGGCGTTCTCAcgctccctcttctccataAGAGCCTGGAGCTCGGCATCATCCGACTCGGTGACGGCCTTGGGCTCCATCTTGACCACCAGGTGGCCGCCAGCCGCCTCGATGCTTGTGCGGATGTCCACGATGGCCTCCTCTAGCCGAGCGATACCTGCGTTCTTGTCCAGGCACGTGTTGGTAAGACTGCGAGAGGTTAGCACAGTGTGTTTAGAGCATATCTCATATTCACTTACACAtagagaggaggagaaacaAGTCTGCACTTGACCTGAGTATCGGCAGTGTTACGGGCCTCAGCGGTGCGGAGGGCAGTCTTGATGGCATCGATACCCTCATAACCGAAGCAGGTAACCTCAACATCGGCACGGACCttggtgggctggggggTAAGACGCTTGCCAATGTAAGACTTGAGCTCATCGGCAACCGGGGTGCTGGGGAACTGGATATCGTTCCAGACATCAGGGTTGCTACATCGCCGTCAGTATGCGCTCAGCACCCCAGCACGACAGGTATACATACGTGATAGAAAGCTTGAAGGCGTCCAGCGAGTGGCCGTACTTCTTGTTGAGCGGCCAGCCTATTGTCTCATAGAGGGTCTCGATGGGGGTCTCGGTCTTCTCAGCAACGTGTCTCATGATGGAGTGCACAATCTTGGACTTGTTGTAGCGCTCCTCGCAACGAATGATATCCTCGGGCGACACGCGACGCTTGGAAAGATCGATAtaccccttctccttgtcgacACGGAGAACAACGACAACCTCATTGCGACCGACGCGGATGAGCTTCTGGATCGATCTGATGCGCCGTCTGGAGAGTTCGGAAAGCAGGATCATGCCGTCGATGTTATCGTACTCGAGGAGTTTGACATAGGCTCCCATATCGGCGATCTGCAGCACCCGGTCAGTACCTGCATACGAGAAAAACGACCCGGCAAGCGACCTGAACGTACCTGTTTTACGTTCACCATCACAAAGGAGTCGATTTCGGGGTACTTCTCCTCGTAGAATCTGCAGTTGGAGAGCGACATCTTGACTGTGCTTGCCGTTCCCAGGCGGGGCGAACTCGGGATATGTGTTGGTTTTTGTTGTGAGGGAGAAGTTCGACCAGTCGAGAGAAAGGTGCGAAACGGACGAAGACGGTGCTTTGGTGTCTTGGGAAGGACCTGGAAATAGTTGAAGCTCTTGGTATCGCTGCGTTCAACACTTGCCCTTTCAAAGAACAGTCATTGGGGCCCGCCCCGCGAAGCAAAAATCGGTGCCACCACTGAACAATACTAGAAAGTGGACTGTGGCTGGTGCGCCTGGCCATTGGTGGGGT is a window from the Podospora pseudocomata strain CBS 415.72m chromosome 6, whole genome shotgun sequence genome containing:
- a CDS encoding hypothetical protein (COG:O; COG:U; EggNog:ENOG503P57W), with the translated sequence MAPRWTSWIPKKGSFARQFGHYLFRYATWLPAFIWFNSYVAQVTLVNGPSMYPFLNRGYNEGLGRDWCLVWKAGVREGLRRGEVVTFRYVCLMGREGGEGKGKGKGKGKGKGRGRRFWLMMGTGAQLIRIRLWSSEWWVWRGIGLYRNRLRLGGRTGRRGRCCIRLGWWCRRGMFGWRGIIGIGVGIVITMGRSVRVWLRDGWFMF
- a CDS encoding hypothetical protein (EggNog:ENOG503NX0S; BUSCO:EOG09263CAH; COG:J) codes for the protein MSLSNCRFYEEKYPEIDSFVMVNVKQIADMGAYVKLLEYDNIDGMILLSELSRRRIRSIQKLIRVGRNEVVVVLRVDKEKGYIDLSKRRVSPEDIIRCEERYNKSKIVHSIMRHVAEKTETPIETLYETIGWPLNKKYGHSLDAFKLSITNPDVWNDIQFPSTPVADELKSYIGKRLTPQPTKVRADVEVTCFGYEGIDAIKTALRTAEARNTADTQVKCRLVSPPLYVLTNTCLDKNAGIARLEEAIVDIRTSIEAAGGHLVVKMEPKAVTESDDAELQALMEKRERENAEVSGDESVSESDDNIPETV